In Juglans microcarpa x Juglans regia isolate MS1-56 chromosome 7D, Jm3101_v1.0, whole genome shotgun sequence, the following are encoded in one genomic region:
- the LOC121238553 gene encoding GATA transcription factor 4-like — protein MDMYGVSSSAADCSFPVDDLLDFSNDEIFSSSDSLHLHHPHYLPHSLENQPNNHRLSQPTNNDHPAHFSADFTNDLCIPSDDAAELEWLSQFVDDSFTDFSANELAGNVFFPSDASLSGSRAARAKRSKAPTNSTTNWTSSPEPDSPAAGGMRPKMKNARAGGEGEVRRCSHCASEKTPQWRTGPLGPKTLCNACGVRYKSGRLVPEYRPAASPTFVLTQHSNSHRKVMELRRQKELMRLQQQQLQQQRHHHHRDFEVC, from the exons ATGGACATGTATGGAGTGTCATCGAGTGCAGCAGACTGCAGCTTCCCCGTAGACGACCTTCTGGACTTCTCCAACGACGAGATTTTCTCCTCCTCCGACTCGCTCCACCTCCACCACCCTCATTACCTTCCTCACTCTCTTGAAAACCAGCCCAATAACCACCGCCTCTCGCAACCCACCAACAACGACCACCCCGCCCACTTCTCCGCCGACTTCACCAACGACCTCTGCATCCCT AGCGACGATGCGGCCGAGCTCGAGTGGCTTTCGCAGTTCGTAGACGACTCGTTCACCGATTTCTCGGCCAACGAACTTGCCGGAAACGTCTTCTTCCCATCCGACGCGTCGTTATCCGGCAGCAGAGCAGCCCGCGCCAAACGCTCCAAAGCACCGACCAATTCCACCACCAACTGGACCTCCTCCCCGGAGCCTGATTCTCCAGCTGCAGGAGGAATGAGACCGAAAATGAAGAACGCAAGAGCCGGGGGAGAGGGAGAAGTACGAAGGTGCTCGCACTGCGCGTCGGAGAAGACTCCGCAGTGGAGGACGGGCCCACTGGGGCCAAAGACCCTGTGTAACGCGTGCGGGGTTCGATACAAGTCGGGTCGTCTGGTACCGGAATACCGACCGGCTGCGAGCCCGACGTTCGTGCTGACTCAGCACTCAAACTCTCACCGCAAAGTAATGGAACTCCGGCGGCAGAAGGAGCTAATGAGGCTGCAGCAGCAGCAACTACAACAACAGCGTCACCACCACCATCGTGACTTTGAGGTCTGCTGA